One window from the genome of Thermoanaerobaculales bacterium encodes:
- a CDS encoding metal ABC transporter permease, with protein MDFLEALPRFAFLQHALLAGVLAGVACGVVGSFVVVRRITSIAGAIAHCVLAGLGAARWLQVVHGQAWASPMLGAVAAAVIAALLIGVISLRAREREDTLIGALWAVGMAVGILFIARTPGYDQDLMSYLFGNILLVRGSDLGLMLALDVTVVALCIVLFPQLQAVCFDEEFARLRGLDVELYYLLLLCLTALTVVLLVTVVGIVLVIALLTLPAAIAGQLTSTLRGMIVGAALLSIAFTLVGLAVSYGPDLPAGATTIVLAGLAYLATLGGRRLLHRRPSAVRER; from the coding sequence GTGGACTTCCTCGAGGCCCTCCCCCGCTTCGCCTTCCTCCAGCACGCGCTGCTCGCCGGGGTGCTCGCCGGGGTGGCCTGCGGCGTTGTCGGCAGCTTCGTGGTAGTGAGGCGCATCACCTCGATCGCCGGCGCCATCGCCCACTGCGTGCTGGCCGGGCTCGGCGCTGCGCGCTGGCTGCAGGTGGTCCACGGCCAGGCCTGGGCGAGCCCGATGCTGGGCGCGGTGGCGGCGGCCGTGATCGCCGCGCTGCTGATCGGGGTCATCAGCCTGCGCGCGCGGGAGCGCGAGGACACCCTGATCGGGGCGCTGTGGGCGGTTGGCATGGCCGTCGGCATCCTGTTCATCGCCCGCACCCCGGGCTACGACCAGGACCTGATGAGCTACCTGTTCGGCAACATCCTGCTGGTGCGCGGCAGCGATCTGGGGCTGATGCTCGCGCTCGACGTGACGGTCGTGGCGCTGTGCATCGTGCTCTTCCCCCAGCTGCAGGCGGTGTGCTTCGACGAGGAGTTCGCCCGGCTTCGCGGCCTCGACGTCGAGCTCTACTACCTGCTGCTGCTCTGCCTGACCGCGCTGACCGTCGTGCTGCTCGTGACCGTGGTCGGGATCGTGCTGGTGATCGCGCTGCTGACCCTGCCGGCGGCCATCGCCGGCCAGCTCACCTCGACCCTGCGCGGCATGATCGTCGGCGCGGCGCTGCTCAGCATCGCCTTCACGCTGGTCGGCCTCGCGGTCTCCTACGGCCCCGACCTGCCGGCCGGCGCCACCACGATCGTGCTCGCCGGGCTCGCCTATCTCGCGACCCTGGGCGGCCGCCGCCTGCTGCATCGAAGACCGTCCGCAGTGAGGGAACGCTGA